Genomic segment of Vulpes vulpes isolate BD-2025 chromosome 16, VulVul3, whole genome shotgun sequence:
CCTTAGGGCTCTTTCTGGGCCCGCTGTGCACGACCGCCCAGAGCTTCGAAGCTGAACGGAAAAGGACTCACGGTTGGGAGCAAGATACTTGGAGGGGAGAGATCACCCGAAGTGGGCCTTGGCGGGTCTTCCCTTTGAGCGAATATTTTTCCCTGCCTCCGTCACTGGGTTTAGGACCGGGGACCCTCGGCTTCCAGGGGTGacgctggggtggggggctcatgAGGCCCCCTCGCCCAGCCCAGAGCCTCTCTGCCAGAGTGGAGCATCCATCGCAGCTTGCACTTCCCTGCCCAGGAGGCCTGGCTCTGCGGGAGTCAAGGCCTAAGCAGGGCCCGAGCTCGGGGTTTAGGGGTGGGACACTCACAGCCCCAGTCACGTTAGGTTTCCCATTTAaattctctctcaatctctttctctcctccctcattGAGATCTCCAAAGTGGTGTGGACTCGGTGCCTCGCCCCCAGATCTGCATCGGAATGtagaaaagatcttttttttttttttttttttaaagagttttgaaTTCCTCAATGATTTTTCTTCTGGAAAGGCAGCTTAGGATaattatttcagctttattgagggcAGATTAGTTGAAGTCTGGACGCTGCGTTTCAATACGCGTTGTACACGGGCCGACAATGTGGGCATTGTTGGCTACTGTGTGTGAACTCATTCAAAATATACACTTTTTAACACCAAACCGAGTCCTGTCTAAATATACACAGTGCTCAGGGGAAAGACGTCTCTGACCCCGACAAATCTGCGTAAATCACACTTCCATAGTTACAGAAGCCTCACAAAGGGAGGCCCCACTAAAGATGCTGATTACATCTTCTTAAAAGCAACATACCTTAGAATAAATACCCATACcggccctgggtggggggagagtaAGGGGGGGAGGGTTGCAGtggccagagggagggagggagggctctCTCTCTATTCTACGGGCCTTTGGCGGTCTGTTTTAGGCTTGTCACATTACTTTGCCTAgataaattagttttattattttttctttacaatgtGAGCAAACACGCAATGTTCAGGCCTATCTGCTTCTTTGGAGAAGCCTCCATAAGTTTGAGTGTCCTTCTGGGGCTGGTAGACAGGTCCAGAGCTCTTTGGAGGAGTAGAAGTAGCGAACATGTCAGGGGGCTCCAAAGGGTTCCAGACTTGTCAGCTCCCAGGGGACACAGCTGAAGCCTAGGGGGGGTGGGAAATAAAGAGGTGGCTTGCTTTTCAAGGTAAAAACAAGAAGtgtactgttattttaaaatacagggcAATAGGAGAAATCAAGACTTCTTGACCGGGGCAGAGTAAAGAGAAGTGGGTAGAAGCCAGTGCAGATGAAAGTGGGATAAATGTGGACAACCATCGAGGCCGAGAGAGACCAGAGCGGCTTCTGACACCCTGGGTCCTGGCCTCTCGCTCTCAGGCCTTAGCTACCCATCGAAATTCGGGATCCCGGGAGCAGCAGACAGGGTCAGTGTGTGGTGGGCCCCATGatctcatctcttctttcttcctcgcCACTATTAGTGCTCACATAGGCAGAAAGAGGCGGCCCGACGTGCACACCATGTGCAAACGGTGCCTGCTTGGCCGGCCCTCGGCCCTCGGCGTCTTCTCGAGGGCTGGCCTCCGGCCTTCATGCGGCGTGGGGAGCCTCTTACATCCCAACAAAATCCCCCCTTTAATTGCTCATCCCATTCAACAACTCTAGGTCCATGGCCTTTTGAATTTCTGGATCAACTTCtttggggaagagggaagaagggagctCAGAgacatggggaggggggagagagagagagagagagagagagagcgaacgagcgagggagagagagagataaagagggggAAGTggcaagattaagagttgcaaagattaaaaaaaaaaaatctctttctcccccttctccctctttccctcctctccccctcccccctactcTGGCTAAGTGGTAAAACCGTCCTTACGTTCTCGGTATTGATTGGCAGGGCTGACAGTGATTGGCAGCGGTTGCCGTGGCAACGCCACAACGACACGCCGCAGACCAATAGAAAAGCGAAACAAAATGTTTCAATGCTGCACTCACTGTGGATTTAGGGGAGATATTATGAGGCTGTTGTCATTAGGGCGATTGCTGTGGAATCGCTGAATCTTGACTCGGCGGTGGTTGGCTCTcgctctcctctttctctccctctccctctccctctccctctctctgtctcggGTTCTCTCTCTGCGCGCGCGCACCGGGCcgctctccttcctccctctctatgTGGCTgcgcgggtgtgtgtgtgtgtggatgtgtgtggggTGTGGGTGTCCCTTacgcccttcctcctccccctcctcctcctcctgctcccccctcctttccttctcctcctcccccctctcctctccctcctcctggtcctcatcgcccctctcctcctcttcctcccctctctcttcctctccctgaattttctcctctcctctcaggTCAGTCCATGGTATTCCGCTCCCCCCTAGACCTCTATTCCTCCCACTTCTTGTTGCCAAACTTCGCCGATCCTCATCACCGCTCCCTACTTCTGGCGAGTAGCGGCGGCGGGAACggtgcgggcggcggcggcggcggcggcgcgggcggcggcggcggcggcggcgggaacTGTGCGGGAGGCGGCGGTGCTGGCGgagcaggcggcggcggcggcggcggcggcggcggcggctccagGGCCCCCCCGGAAGAGTTGTCCATGTTCCAGCTGCCCACCCTCAACTTCTCGCCGGAGCAGGTGGCCAGCGTCTGCGAGACGCTGGAGGAGACGGGCGACATCGAGCGGCTGGGCCGCTTCCTCTGGTCGCTGCCCGTGGCCCCCGGGGCGTGCGAGGCCATCAACAAGCACGAGTCCATCCTGCGCGCGCGCGCCGTGGTCGCCTTCCACACGGGCAACTTCCGCGACCTCTACCACATTCTGGAGAACCACAAGTTCACCAAGGAGTCCCACGGCAAGCTGCAGGCCATGTGGCTCGAGGCGCACTACCAGGAGGCCGAGAAGCTGCGCGGCCGCCCGCTCGGCCCGGTGGACAAGTACCGCGTGCGCAAGAAGTTCCCGCTGCCGCGCACCATCTGGGACGGCGAGCAGAAGACGCATTGCTTCAAGGAGCGGACTCGGAGCCTGCTGCGGGAGTGGTACCTGCAGGACCCCTACCCCAACCCCAGCAAGAAACGCGAACTGGCGCAGGCCACCGGCCTCACCCCCACACAAGTAGGCAACTGGTTTAAGAACCGGAGGCAGCGCGACCGCGCCGCGGCGGCCAAGAACAGGTCAGTGGCGGGCCCGCGGCCTGGCTACCGTCTCCGGGGGGCCGCGGAGCGGGGGGAGAGGGGCTGAGaccggggcggagggggcggagggggcggggggccggggggccgggggccgccgGGCGCGCGAGCAGCCGCGACCCCCTGGCCAGTTGGACAAAGTTTCCGCTGGCCCAGACGCGCAGGAGAGGGCCGGGCGGCGGGCTTATTGACTACTTTGTCGGAGAGGGGCTTTCGGCAGGGTGGAGAGTGTGGGGGTGTGAGGTCCCGAGCGTCCACAGGCCCCCCGGTCCCAGCCCCGGGAGCCTTGGCCCCGCGCTGCACCCGTGCCCCCTCCGCAGCCCGTGCCCGGCTCCGCACTCCCCTGCAGCCTGCagacagggaagggaggaaagccGTCCTTGCCAACCGGTTCTTATTTCTATGCATTGCAAAAACCCGGAGAGGAATCCACGAAGTCACGGAAAGGAAACTGAACAGTGGGTCTCtgccacaaagggaaaaaaagaaaggtcgcTGGCCACCGTGGAGCAGGCCTCTTTCCCTCAGTTTTGCCAATTGCCTGAGTGGGAGCAGGAAAACCAGGCGGG
This window contains:
- the SIX3 gene encoding homeobox protein SIX3 isoform X2 — encoded protein: MNIYPPLLPAPGFPYLSAGQSMVFRSPLDLYSSHFLLPNFADPHHRSLLLASSGGGNGAGGGGGGGAGGGGGGGGNCAGGGGAGGAGGGGGGGGGGGSRAPPEELSMFQLPTLNFSPEQVASVCETLEETGDIERLGRFLWSLPVAPGACEAINKHESILRARAVVAFHTGNFRDLYHILENHKFTKESHGKLQAMWLEAHYQEAEKLRGRPLGPVDKYRVRKKFPLPRTIWDGEQKTHCFKERTRSLLREWYLQDPYPNPSKKRELAQATGLTPTQVGNWFKNRRQRDRAAAAKNRLQHQAIGPSGMRSLAEPGCPTHGSAESPSTAASPTTSVSSLTERADTGTSILSTGAAPACVTG
- the SIX3 gene encoding homeobox protein SIX3 isoform X4, with translation MNIYPPLLPAPGFPYLSAGQSMVFRSPLDLYSSHFLLPNFADPHHRSLLLASSGGGNGAGGGGGGGAGGGGGGGGNCAGGGGAGGAGGGGGGGGGGGSRAPPEELSMFQLPTLNFSPEQVASVCETLEETGDIERLGRFLWSLPVAPGACEAINKHESILRARAVVAFHTGNFRDLYHILENHKFTKESHGKLQAMWLEAHYQEAEKLRGRPLGPVDKYRVRKKFPLPRTIWDGEQKTHCFKERTRSLLREWYLQDPYPNPSKKRELAQATGLTPTQVGNWFKNRRQRDRAAAAKNRLQHQAIGPSGMRSLAEPGCPTHGSAESPSTAASPTTSVSSLTERADTGTSILSRLGKEQEHWT
- the SIX3 gene encoding homeobox protein SIX3 isoform X3, whose product is MNIYPPLLPAPGFPYLSAGQSMVFRSPLDLYSSHFLLPNFADPHHRSLLLASSGGGNGAGGGGGGGAGGGGGGGGNCAGGGGAGGAGGGGGGGGGGGSRAPPEELSMFQLPTLNFSPEQVASVCETLEETGDIERLGRFLWSLPVAPGACEAINKHESILRARAVVAFHTGNFRDLYHILENHKFTKESHGKLQAMWLEAHYQEAEKLRGRPLGPVDKYRVRKKFPLPRTIWDGEQKTHCFKERTRSLLREWYLQDPYPNPSKKRELAQATGLTPTQVGNWFKNRRQRDRAAAAKNRLQHQAIGPSGMRSLAEPGCPTHGSAESPSTAASPTTSVSSLTERADTGTSILSVYTHLPAHDC
- the SIX3 gene encoding homeobox protein SIX3 isoform X1; translated protein: MNIYPPLLPAPGFPYLSAGQSMVFRSPLDLYSSHFLLPNFADPHHRSLLLASSGGGNGAGGGGGGGAGGGGGGGGNCAGGGGAGGAGGGGGGGGGGGSRAPPEELSMFQLPTLNFSPEQVASVCETLEETGDIERLGRFLWSLPVAPGACEAINKHESILRARAVVAFHTGNFRDLYHILENHKFTKESHGKLQAMWLEAHYQEAEKLRGRPLGPVDKYRVRKKFPLPRTIWDGEQKTHCFKERTRSLLREWYLQDPYPNPSKKRELAQATGLTPTQVGNWFKNRRQRDRAAAAKNRLQHQAIGPSGMRSLAEPGCPTHGSAESPSTAASPTTSVSSLTERADTGTSILSVGGCREPALSSPAAQDHPSVSRAAPLYLLYPGIRVLSFHPQL